A single window of Paenarthrobacter ureafaciens DNA harbors:
- a CDS encoding 6-phosphofructokinase, whose amino-acid sequence MKRLGILTSGGDCPGVNAVVRGAVLAGVRTGQYDFVGYLDGWSGVLSNNSVPLTLESVRGLSRLGGTILGTSRTNPITSGGAPAVIASMERDHVDGLIAVGGEGSLAAARILGESGIKVIGVPKTIDNDLSATDYTFGFDTAVQTATEAIDRLRTTGESHHRCMIAEVMGRNAGWIALHAGMAAGAHAILIPERRASLEQAAAWVLSARNRGRAPLVVVAEAYVPAGQDAPYFPRGLDTFGRPRLGGIGYLLEEQLQELTGIECRATVLGHIQRGGAPTAFDRVLATRLGMAAVRAASKGEWGVMVSSRGTDITTVALAAAIGELHTVPEDWYLEAEMLFG is encoded by the coding sequence ATGAAAAGGTTGGGGATCCTGACGAGCGGCGGCGACTGCCCGGGCGTCAATGCCGTCGTCCGGGGAGCAGTCCTGGCCGGGGTCCGTACCGGGCAGTATGACTTCGTGGGCTACCTGGACGGTTGGAGCGGCGTGCTCAGCAACAACTCCGTACCCCTGACCCTTGAATCGGTCAGGGGCCTTTCGCGCCTGGGCGGAACAATACTGGGAACCTCCCGGACCAACCCCATCACGTCCGGCGGAGCCCCGGCAGTCATCGCATCCATGGAGCGCGACCACGTTGATGGGTTGATTGCAGTGGGGGGAGAAGGCAGCCTCGCTGCTGCCCGGATCCTGGGCGAATCGGGCATCAAGGTCATCGGCGTCCCCAAGACCATCGACAACGACCTCAGCGCAACGGACTACACCTTCGGGTTCGACACCGCCGTGCAAACGGCCACCGAAGCGATCGATCGGCTGCGCACCACCGGCGAATCCCACCACAGGTGCATGATTGCCGAGGTCATGGGGCGCAACGCCGGTTGGATTGCCCTTCATGCAGGCATGGCCGCCGGAGCGCACGCCATCTTGATCCCGGAACGCCGGGCGAGCCTGGAGCAGGCAGCGGCGTGGGTCCTGTCAGCCCGGAACCGGGGCAGGGCGCCACTGGTGGTGGTGGCAGAGGCCTACGTTCCAGCAGGCCAGGATGCTCCCTACTTCCCGCGCGGACTCGATACCTTTGGCCGTCCGCGCCTGGGCGGCATCGGATACCTCTTGGAGGAACAGCTCCAGGAACTGACGGGAATCGAATGCAGGGCCACGGTCCTGGGTCACATCCAGCGGGGTGGGGCGCCCACGGCATTCGACAGGGTCCTGGCAACGCGGTTGGGAATGGCTGCCGTCCGTGCAGCATCCAAGGGGGAGTGGGGCGTGATGGTTTCCTCGCGGGGCACGGACATCACCACTGTTGCCCTTGCTGCCGCGATTGGTGAGTTGCACACGGTCCCGGAAGACTGGTATTTGGAGGCCGAAATGCTGTTTGGGTGA
- a CDS encoding metal-sensitive transcriptional regulator, with protein sequence MELNPTELTPVINRLKRAQGQLAAVTRMLEEGRDCKDVVTQLAAVSKALDRAGFAIIATGLEQCIIQEDQTMDRKELEKLFLSLA encoded by the coding sequence ATGGAACTGAACCCCACCGAACTCACGCCTGTGATCAACCGCCTCAAGCGCGCACAGGGGCAGCTCGCCGCCGTCACCCGCATGTTGGAAGAAGGCCGTGACTGCAAAGACGTTGTCACCCAGCTCGCCGCAGTTTCGAAGGCGCTGGACCGGGCCGGCTTCGCCATCATCGCCACGGGCCTGGAGCAGTGCATCATCCAGGAGGACCAAACGATGGACAGGAAAGAGCTGGAGAAGCTGTTCCTCTCCCTCGCCTGA
- a CDS encoding Hsp20/alpha crystallin family protein, protein MTELTKWLDARRSPMELIERLFDGDSSAGGIKVEEVVDGNTLVIRAELPGIDPEKDAEITVSDGGLTIRAERQEKKEHKEKDSYRSEFRYGSFVRRIPLPDGVKEGDVTASYKDGVLEVRAPIPEKTAAVSPSKVPITRS, encoded by the coding sequence ATGACCGAGCTGACGAAATGGCTTGATGCGCGTCGCTCACCGATGGAGCTTATCGAGAGATTGTTCGACGGCGACAGCAGCGCCGGGGGGATCAAAGTCGAGGAAGTGGTTGACGGGAATACGTTGGTGATCCGTGCCGAACTTCCCGGCATCGACCCGGAAAAGGACGCGGAAATCACCGTCTCCGACGGCGGCCTGACCATCCGGGCCGAACGCCAGGAAAAGAAGGAGCACAAGGAAAAGGACAGCTACCGCTCGGAGTTCCGGTATGGCTCCTTTGTCCGCCGCATACCTTTGCCGGACGGCGTGAAGGAAGGCGACGTGACCGCTTCCTACAAGGACGGCGTCCTCGAAGTACGGGCACCCATCCCGGAAAAGACAGCGGCAGTTTCGCCCTCGAAGGTTCCCATCACCAGGAGTTGA
- a CDS encoding zinc-dependent alcohol dehydrogenase family protein: MRAWWVDVPGKIADKPLRMGEREDPRPGPGEVLLRVDVCGVCRTDLHLAEGDLPPRHAGVIPGHEAVGTVMESFSGGRFSRGDRIGVAWLGQTCGHCPHCRRGQENLCLAPRFTGWDRDGGFADHMTVNEDFAYALPARFTNEQAAPLLCSGIIGYRALERAALPPGGRLGIYGFGGSAHLTAQIAISQGASVYVMTRSAQARDLALSLGAVYAGDAYDAPPVPLDSAILFAPVGDLVPAALRALDRGGTLAIAGIHLTDIPSLNYENELFYERQIRSVTANTRADGTAFLALAAEIGLAPTVTTYDFTEADRALEDLANDRVTGAAVLKMR, from the coding sequence ATGCGTGCATGGTGGGTTGATGTGCCGGGGAAGATAGCGGACAAGCCTTTGAGGATGGGCGAACGCGAGGACCCGCGGCCCGGGCCGGGCGAGGTACTCCTGCGAGTGGATGTGTGCGGTGTCTGCCGCACCGACCTCCATCTCGCCGAGGGCGACCTTCCGCCCCGCCACGCCGGGGTGATCCCCGGCCACGAGGCCGTAGGGACGGTCATGGAAAGTTTCAGCGGGGGCCGCTTCTCCCGCGGGGACAGAATCGGTGTCGCTTGGCTCGGCCAGACCTGTGGCCACTGCCCCCACTGCCGGCGCGGCCAGGAGAATCTCTGCCTGGCGCCCCGATTCACGGGGTGGGACCGTGACGGCGGCTTTGCCGACCACATGACGGTGAATGAGGACTTCGCTTATGCCTTGCCTGCGCGCTTCACCAACGAACAAGCGGCACCGCTCCTGTGCTCGGGGATCATTGGCTACAGGGCCCTGGAACGGGCTGCGCTACCGCCGGGAGGGAGGCTGGGCATCTATGGCTTCGGCGGGTCCGCCCACTTGACGGCCCAAATCGCCATCAGCCAAGGCGCGTCGGTTTACGTCATGACCCGTTCGGCACAAGCCCGGGACCTGGCCCTCAGCCTCGGAGCGGTTTATGCCGGCGACGCCTACGATGCTCCGCCGGTCCCCCTGGACTCAGCCATTCTTTTTGCTCCCGTGGGCGATCTGGTTCCGGCCGCCCTGCGGGCGTTGGATCGCGGCGGAACCCTGGCCATTGCCGGCATCCACCTCACGGACATCCCGTCCCTCAATTACGAAAATGAACTCTTCTATGAACGGCAGATCCGCAGCGTCACCGCCAATACCCGGGCCGACGGCACCGCTTTCCTGGCCCTGGCCGCGGAGATCGGCCTGGCCCCTACCGTCACCACTTACGACTTCACGGAAGCGGACCGTGCGCTGGAGGATCTGGCCAACGACCGCGTCACCGGCGCTGCGGTTCTGAAGATGCGGTGA